The Camelus bactrianus isolate YW-2024 breed Bactrian camel chromosome 12, ASM4877302v1, whole genome shotgun sequence genome includes a window with the following:
- the PRPH gene encoding peripherin isoform X2 yields MPPLSPQGYKAASQRSPAPSQRPDQVCQRSLPILAAMSHPSGLRSSITSTSYRRTFGPQPSLSPGAFSYLSSSRFSSSRLLGSASPGSSVRLGSFRGTRAGAGALLRLPSERLDFSMAEALNQEFLATRSNEKQELQELNDRFANFIEKVRFLEQQNAALRGELSQARGQEPARADQLCQQELRELRRELELLGRERDRVQVERDGLAEDLAALKQRLEEETRKREDAEHNLVLFRKDVDDATLSRLELERKIESLMDEIEFLKKLHEEELRDLQVSVESQQVQQVEVEATVKPELTAALRDIRAQYESIAAKNLQEAEEWYKSKYADLSYAANRNHEALRQAKQEMNESRRQIQSLTCEVDGLRGTNEALLRQLRELEEQFALEAGGYQAGAARLEEELRQLKEEMARHLREYQELLNVKMALDIEIATYRKLLEGEESRISVPVHSFASLSVKTTVPEVEPPQESHSRKMVLIKTIETQDGEVVTESQKEQRSELDKSSTHSY; encoded by the exons ATGCCCCCGCTGAGCCCGCAGGGCTATAAAGCCGCCTCGCAGCGGTCCCCGGCTCCTTCCCAGCGCCCGGACCAGGTCTGCCAACGGTCACTGCCCATCCTAGCCGCCATGAGCCACCCGTCGGGCCTCCGGTCCAGCATCACTTCCACCTCCTACCGCCGCACCTTTGGGCCACAGCCCTCACTGTCCCCTGGGGCTTTCTCCTACTTATCCAGCTCCCGCTTCTCCAGCAGCCGCCTGCTGGGCTCGGCGTCCCCTGGCTCCTCCGTGCGCCTGGGCAGCTTCCGCGGTACCCGGGCGGGTGCGGGCGCCCTCCTGCGCCTGCCCTCGGAGCGCCTCGACTTCTCCATGGCCGAGGCCCTCAACCAGGAGTTCCTGGCCACACGCAGCAACGAgaagcaggagctgcaggagctcAACGACCGCTTCGCCAACTTTATTGAAAAGGTGCGCTTCCTGGAGCAGCAGAACGCGGCCTTGCGCGGGGAGCTGAGCCAGGCCCGAGGCCAGGAGCCGGCGCGCGCCGACCAGCTGTGCCAGCAGGAGCTGCGGGAGCTGCGGAGGGAGCTAGAGCTGCTGGGCCGCGAGCGCGACCGGGTGCAGGTGGAGCGCGACGGGCTGGCGGAGGACCTGGCAGCACTCAAGcagag gctggaggaggagacGCGCAAGCGGGAGGACGCGGAGCACAACCTCGTGCTCTTCCGCAAG GACGTGGACGATGCCACCCTGTCCCGCCTGGAGCTGGAGCGCAAGATTGAGTCTTTGATGGATGAGATTGAGTTTCTCAAGAAGCTGCACGAGGAG GAGCTAAGAGACCTGCAGGTGAGCGTGGAGAGCCAGCAGGTGCAGCAGGTCGAGGTGGAGGCGACCGTGAAGCCCGAGCTGACGGCAGCGCTGAGGGACATCCGTGCCCAGTACGAGAGCATCGCGGCGAAGAACCTGCAGGAGGCAGAAGAATGGTACAAGTCCAAG TACGCGGACCTGTCGTACGCCGCCAACCGGAACCATGAGGCCCTGCGCCAGGCCAAGCAGGAGATGAATGAGTCCCGACGCCAGATCCAGAGTCTGACGTGCGAAGTGGACGGGCTTCGCGGCACA AACGAGGCGCTGCTCAGACAGCTGCGAGAGCTGGAAGAGCAGTTTGCCCTGGAGGCCGGTGGGTACCAGGCGGGCGCCGCGCGGCTCGAGGAAGAGCTGCGACAGCTAAAGGAGGAGATGGCGCGACACCTGCGAGAGTACCAGGAGCTCCTTAACGTCAAGATGGCCCTGGACATCGAGATCGCCACCTACCGGAAGCTGCTGGAGGGCGAGGAGAGCCg GATCTCCGTGCCAGTCCATTCCTTTGCATCCTTAAGTGTAAAGACGACTG tgcCTGAGGTGGAGCCTCCCCAGGAGAGCCACAGCCGGAAGATGGTTCTGATCAAAACCATTGAGACCCAGGATGGGGAG GTGGTGACAGAGTCCCAGAAGGAGCAGCGCAGTGAGCTGGACAAATCTTCTACTCACAGCTACTGA
- the PRPH gene encoding peripherin isoform X1 yields the protein MPPLSPQGYKAASQRSPAPSQRPDQVCQRSLPILAAMSHPSGLRSSITSTSYRRTFGPQPSLSPGAFSYLSSSRFSSSRLLGSASPGSSVRLGSFRGTRAGAGALLRLPSERLDFSMAEALNQEFLATRSNEKQELQELNDRFANFIEKVRFLEQQNAALRGELSQARGQEPARADQLCQQELRELRRELELLGRERDRVQVERDGLAEDLAALKQRLEEETRKREDAEHNLVLFRKDVDDATLSRLELERKIESLMDEIEFLKKLHEEELRDLQVSVESQQVQQVEVEATVKPELTAALRDIRAQYESIAAKNLQEAEEWYKSKYADLSYAANRNHEALRQAKQEMNESRRQIQSLTCEVDGLRGTNEALLRQLRELEEQFALEAGGYQAGAARLEEELRQLKEEMARHLREYQELLNVKMALDIEIATYRKLLEGEESRISVPVHSFASLSVKTTVPEVEPPQESHSRKMVLIKTIETQDGEQVVTESQKEQRSELDKSSTHSY from the exons ATGCCCCCGCTGAGCCCGCAGGGCTATAAAGCCGCCTCGCAGCGGTCCCCGGCTCCTTCCCAGCGCCCGGACCAGGTCTGCCAACGGTCACTGCCCATCCTAGCCGCCATGAGCCACCCGTCGGGCCTCCGGTCCAGCATCACTTCCACCTCCTACCGCCGCACCTTTGGGCCACAGCCCTCACTGTCCCCTGGGGCTTTCTCCTACTTATCCAGCTCCCGCTTCTCCAGCAGCCGCCTGCTGGGCTCGGCGTCCCCTGGCTCCTCCGTGCGCCTGGGCAGCTTCCGCGGTACCCGGGCGGGTGCGGGCGCCCTCCTGCGCCTGCCCTCGGAGCGCCTCGACTTCTCCATGGCCGAGGCCCTCAACCAGGAGTTCCTGGCCACACGCAGCAACGAgaagcaggagctgcaggagctcAACGACCGCTTCGCCAACTTTATTGAAAAGGTGCGCTTCCTGGAGCAGCAGAACGCGGCCTTGCGCGGGGAGCTGAGCCAGGCCCGAGGCCAGGAGCCGGCGCGCGCCGACCAGCTGTGCCAGCAGGAGCTGCGGGAGCTGCGGAGGGAGCTAGAGCTGCTGGGCCGCGAGCGCGACCGGGTGCAGGTGGAGCGCGACGGGCTGGCGGAGGACCTGGCAGCACTCAAGcagag gctggaggaggagacGCGCAAGCGGGAGGACGCGGAGCACAACCTCGTGCTCTTCCGCAAG GACGTGGACGATGCCACCCTGTCCCGCCTGGAGCTGGAGCGCAAGATTGAGTCTTTGATGGATGAGATTGAGTTTCTCAAGAAGCTGCACGAGGAG GAGCTAAGAGACCTGCAGGTGAGCGTGGAGAGCCAGCAGGTGCAGCAGGTCGAGGTGGAGGCGACCGTGAAGCCCGAGCTGACGGCAGCGCTGAGGGACATCCGTGCCCAGTACGAGAGCATCGCGGCGAAGAACCTGCAGGAGGCAGAAGAATGGTACAAGTCCAAG TACGCGGACCTGTCGTACGCCGCCAACCGGAACCATGAGGCCCTGCGCCAGGCCAAGCAGGAGATGAATGAGTCCCGACGCCAGATCCAGAGTCTGACGTGCGAAGTGGACGGGCTTCGCGGCACA AACGAGGCGCTGCTCAGACAGCTGCGAGAGCTGGAAGAGCAGTTTGCCCTGGAGGCCGGTGGGTACCAGGCGGGCGCCGCGCGGCTCGAGGAAGAGCTGCGACAGCTAAAGGAGGAGATGGCGCGACACCTGCGAGAGTACCAGGAGCTCCTTAACGTCAAGATGGCCCTGGACATCGAGATCGCCACCTACCGGAAGCTGCTGGAGGGCGAGGAGAGCCg GATCTCCGTGCCAGTCCATTCCTTTGCATCCTTAAGTGTAAAGACGACTG tgcCTGAGGTGGAGCCTCCCCAGGAGAGCCACAGCCGGAAGATGGTTCTGATCAAAACCATTGAGACCCAGGATGGGGAG CAGGTGGTGACAGAGTCCCAGAAGGAGCAGCGCAGTGAGCTGGACAAATCTTCTACTCACAGCTACTGA